A single genomic interval of Dyella sp. GSA-30 harbors:
- a CDS encoding YdbL family protein, with translation MRKLAYGLLVTVLVALVGCVTINVYFPEAAAQKAADQFIGTVLDSNAPPADSGKSAPAATPRKDNQPAAMLLDLLVPAAYAADTPNLRVQTATTEAIQARMQERFRSTLGPLFDSGAVGFTSDGLIAVRDAGKLPLDQRSQVNAAVGDENRDRNALYREVANANNHPEWEGQIRTTFAKGWIERAKAGWYYQDASGAWKRK, from the coding sequence ATGCGCAAGCTTGCCTATGGTTTGCTGGTCACCGTGCTGGTCGCGCTGGTGGGTTGCGTGACCATCAATGTCTACTTCCCCGAAGCTGCGGCGCAGAAGGCTGCTGACCAGTTCATCGGCACGGTGCTCGACAGCAATGCGCCACCCGCCGACAGCGGCAAGTCGGCGCCGGCCGCCACACCCAGGAAAGACAACCAGCCCGCGGCGATGCTGCTGGATCTGCTGGTGCCGGCCGCCTATGCGGCCGACACGCCCAACCTGCGCGTACAGACCGCCACCACCGAGGCGATCCAGGCGCGCATGCAGGAGCGTTTCCGTTCCACGCTCGGTCCGCTGTTCGACAGTGGTGCGGTCGGCTTTACCTCGGACGGCCTGATCGCCGTACGCGACGCCGGCAAGCTGCCGCTGGACCAGCGCTCGCAGGTCAATGCAGCCGTCGGCGACGAGAATCGCGACCGCAACGCGCTGTATCGCGAAGTGGCCAACGCCAATAACCACCCCGAGTGGGAAGGGCAGATTCGCACCACCTTTGCCAAGGGCTGGATCGAGCGGGCCAAGGCAGGCTGGTATTATCAGGACGCCTCGGGTGCCTGGAAGCGCAAATAA